One Clostridia bacterium genomic region harbors:
- a CDS encoding MBL fold metallo-hydrolase has translation MKICTLFSGSRGNATLIQCNNTNILVDCGVNYRYICKSLEKLNLKPASIDAIFVTHSHSDHIAGIFQFVMYNPTVDIFVHANGAEEFYGKTRFQAHTFNGRLQYKNIAVDIYQCMHDVTWCTGYKFTYQDSVACIVTDTGSVDDQLVDFLRGCKALVIESNHDINMLKCGNYPPFLKQRIASCEGHLSNDQTAGLLERILGYGTQNIILAHLSEQNNTPTLAKDKAISVASKLHTAVNIYVGEQNQISEVIEC, from the coding sequence ATGAAAATATGCACGCTTTTTTCGGGTAGTCGTGGTAACGCTACCTTGATACAATGCAACAATACCAACATATTAGTAGACTGTGGAGTTAACTATCGCTATATTTGCAAATCGCTTGAAAAATTAAATTTAAAGCCTGCATCTATTGACGCTATATTTGTCACGCACTCGCATAGCGACCACATAGCAGGCATTTTTCAATTTGTAATGTACAACCCAACGGTAGATATATTTGTCCACGCTAACGGAGCCGAAGAATTTTACGGCAAAACACGATTTCAAGCCCACACTTTTAACGGCAGACTGCAATACAAAAATATTGCCGTAGACATTTATCAATGTATGCACGACGTCACTTGGTGTACGGGTTACAAGTTTACCTATCAAGATAGCGTAGCTTGTATTGTAACCGACACCGGCTCGGTAGACGACCAACTTGTAGACTTTCTAAGAGGTTGCAAAGCTCTTGTAATCGAAAGCAACCACGATATAAATATGCTTAAATGCGGTAACTATCCGCCTTTTCTCAAACAAAGAATAGCTTCTTGCGAGGGACACTTGTCTAACGACCAAACCGCAGGACTACTAGAAAGAATATTAGGTTACGGCACGCAAAACATAATTCTTGCCCATTTATCCGAACAAAACAATACTCCAACGCTTGCAAAAGATAAGGCTATAAGCGTAGCGAGCAAATTACATACTGCGGTCAACATCTACGTTGGCGAGCAAAATCAAATTAGCGAGGTAATCGAATGTTAA
- a CDS encoding DUF951 domain-containing protein, with product MIDVQIGDKVITKKPHPCKNDCFEVLRTGADYKLKCLKCGKIVMLSYQEFNKAVKNVKTT from the coding sequence ATGATTGATGTACAAATAGGCGACAAAGTAATTACAAAAAAACCTCACCCTTGCAAAAATGATTGTTTTGAAGTGTTGCGTACCGGCGCAGACTACAAGTTAAAATGCCTTAAATGCGGTAAAATAGTAATGCTTTCTTACCAAGAATTTAATAAAGCGGTAAAAAATGTTAAGACAACTTAA
- a CDS encoding PRC-barrel domain-containing protein, translating into MNICDIIGKEVITLEAENLGKITQIMFDLQLSKVSSLAVEQKQIDINQVYSIKDVVSCRKENFVARSAFNPLQKIMYTTKGERLGQCTDIEISNKFATKYVFCGEKRFSPRSIYYVGDVILIKTQPIKPISTAVCSLATQEIESVKTYSGDFSFLLNSVLTSDIFNLSGEIIAFRGQKVTRETIKRVRSCGKLVELSLKCERKK; encoded by the coding sequence ATGAATATTTGCGATATTATTGGTAAAGAGGTAATTACGCTTGAAGCTGAAAATTTAGGCAAAATTACACAAATTATGTTTGATTTACAGTTAAGTAAGGTTAGCAGTTTGGCTGTTGAACAAAAGCAAATTGATATAAATCAAGTTTATTCTATTAAAGACGTTGTTAGTTGCAGAAAAGAAAATTTTGTCGCAAGGTCGGCGTTTAATCCTCTACAAAAAATAATGTATACTACAAAAGGCGAACGACTCGGGCAGTGTACCGACATAGAAATAAGCAATAAATTTGCTACCAAGTACGTCTTTTGCGGTGAAAAGAGGTTCTCGCCTCGGTCAATTTATTACGTCGGCGATGTAATTTTAATTAAAACTCAACCGATTAAACCTATTAGTACGGCGGTGTGCAGTCTTGCGACCCAAGAAATTGAGTCGGTCAAGACGTATAGCGGAGATTTTAGTTTTTTGTTAAATAGCGTCTTAACAAGCGATATATTTAATTTGTCCGGCGAGATAATAGCTTTTCGTGGGCAAAAAGTTACTCGTGAGACAATCAAGCGAGTGCGTTCTTGCGGTAAGTTAGTAGAATTATCGTTAAAATGCGAAAGAAAGAAGTAG
- a CDS encoding spore germination protein, whose translation MLNKTAKQNILEIDSQDLRKRTLDLASKITVVNLDGMSDDQKVSHQVINAIVEEGKKAKSLEELQTKIVFAIKCDILANLDLMKENLYNGYTLLFCQEEERCLCFDTRTELGRAITQPPTNNVTKGPREGFIEGIKANITLLRKRLKTQEFKCDYLSVGKYTNTAIAVCYIENIASKITVNKIKQRIKEISIDGIIDSSYVSRFLDSGKSFLFKLVGSAEKPDVVTGKLLEGRIAIVVDGSPIVLTVPYMFVEDLQGPEDYYDVPEIASVNRILRAVSAFVCVILPSLYVSLQLYNYQILPAKFLISIINSTSTIPFNPLSEMLVILVLFDILREANSRMPSMAGLSLSIIGAVVLGDAAVRAGLLSAPGVMIGALSGIGLYTMPDNTLLLSILRLAVTVVGGLMGLLGIILVSIVLLAHIVSLSAFDVPYTAPYAPSIDRDKQDGLIKLPITRLKNRPAVLKSKNKTRQR comes from the coding sequence ATGTTAAATAAAACAGCAAAACAAAATATATTAGAGATTGATAGTCAAGATTTGAGGAAAAGGACGTTAGACCTAGCTAGCAAAATAACCGTAGTTAATCTTGATGGTATGAGCGACGACCAAAAGGTAAGCCACCAAGTAATTAACGCCATAGTTGAAGAAGGTAAGAAAGCAAAAAGTCTTGAAGAATTGCAAACAAAGATAGTGTTTGCGATTAAATGTGATATTCTTGCAAATCTAGACCTAATGAAAGAGAATTTATACAATGGTTACACCTTACTATTTTGTCAAGAAGAAGAACGTTGTCTATGTTTTGACACTCGTACCGAACTAGGTAGAGCCATTACTCAACCCCCGACAAACAACGTAACCAAAGGTCCAAGAGAAGGTTTTATCGAAGGCATCAAGGCAAATATCACCTTGCTGAGAAAGCGACTAAAAACCCAAGAATTTAAATGCGATTACTTGTCGGTTGGCAAATACACAAATACGGCGATTGCAGTTTGCTATATTGAAAACATAGCCAGTAAAATTACGGTAAATAAAATTAAACAAAGAATAAAAGAGATTTCAATAGACGGTATTATAGATAGTAGCTATGTTTCAAGATTTTTAGATTCGGGCAAAAGTTTTTTGTTCAAACTCGTAGGTAGCGCAGAAAAACCCGACGTAGTAACGGGCAAGCTATTAGAAGGTAGAATTGCAATAGTAGTTGACGGCTCGCCCATAGTCCTAACTGTTCCGTATATGTTTGTCGAAGATTTGCAGGGTCCTGAGGACTATTACGACGTTCCAGAAATTGCCTCCGTAAATCGTATTTTAAGGGCGGTGTCGGCGTTTGTATGCGTAATTTTGCCCTCGCTATACGTTTCGCTTCAACTTTACAATTATCAAATTTTGCCTGCGAAATTTTTAATTTCTATAATTAATTCTACAAGCACAATACCATTTAACCCTTTAAGCGAGATGCTAGTAATTCTTGTGCTGTTTGATATTTTACGTGAAGCTAATTCTCGTATGCCCTCAATGGCAGGACTTTCGCTGTCGATTATAGGCGCTGTCGTGCTTGGCGACGCCGCCGTAAGGGCGGGACTGCTTAGCGCTCCCGGCGTTATGATTGGAGCGCTTTCGGGCATAGGACTTTACACTATGCCGGACAATACCTTATTATTATCAATTCTAAGGCTGGCAGTTACCGTTGTGGGCGGTTTAATGGGGTTACTGGGTATAATACTCGTGTCAATAGTTCTGCTTGCGCACATCGTATCTTTGTCGGCATTTGACGTTCCTTATACCGCTCCGTACGCTCCAAGCATAGATAGGGATAAGCAAGACGGACTAATTAAACTGCCAATAACAAGGCTAAAAAATCGTCCCGCAGTACTCAAATCTAAGAACAAGACAAGACAAAGATAG
- a CDS encoding type II CAAX endopeptidase family protein: MLKRTYLTPNDSYICFAVSLFAFLSVSFFGGICIMVFASAKNSILLIFTMLSTLALAVAPSLYFNVYRVDIVKATRLKDKPKLLPTLAGIITVIGLVAVMMPIVIFFNKLLVGAGASEPSVELPINLDTIWGILLAVLAVCILPAICEEFLLRGVVARGLSRFGIVWASIISGVLFMLMHMNVAQTLYQFAFGAILGYIALSGGGIWLCVILHFFNNFLALLLDILMPLAVQETVFVTCWYITIPVGLVIMALGILFYLKTNVYSFDKNEELNALQSNIDNVEALKQAQNTAQPSRLIINTKTEIYPDLINAEPQNNLDRTTFYLQKPELSKPSLGAKIFFGLSVIICVVMWISTLFI; encoded by the coding sequence ATGTTAAAGCGAACTTATTTAACTCCAAACGACTCTTATATATGTTTTGCGGTATCATTATTTGCTTTTTTATCGGTCAGCTTCTTTGGCGGAATTTGCATAATGGTATTTGCGTCGGCTAAAAATTCTATATTGCTTATATTTACTATGCTGTCGACTTTGGCGCTTGCAGTAGCCCCGTCGCTATACTTTAACGTTTATAGGGTTGATATAGTCAAAGCTACCCGCTTAAAAGATAAGCCCAAGCTGTTGCCGACCCTAGCTGGAATTATCACTGTTATAGGACTTGTCGCAGTAATGATGCCAATCGTAATATTCTTTAACAAATTGCTAGTTGGCGCAGGCGCAAGCGAGCCTAGCGTAGAATTGCCCATAAATTTAGACACCATTTGGGGGATATTGCTTGCCGTGCTTGCCGTATGTATATTGCCTGCGATTTGCGAAGAGTTTCTGCTTAGAGGCGTTGTGGCAAGAGGATTATCAAGGTTTGGGATTGTTTGGGCGAGTATAATTTCCGGAGTGTTATTTATGCTTATGCACATGAACGTTGCGCAAACGCTATATCAATTCGCCTTTGGAGCAATACTCGGTTACATTGCGCTTTCGGGCGGAGGCATTTGGTTGTGCGTTATATTGCACTTCTTCAACAACTTTTTAGCCTTGTTACTAGACATATTGATGCCACTAGCCGTTCAAGAAACAGTATTCGTTACTTGCTGGTATATAACTATACCCGTTGGGCTTGTTATTATGGCGCTAGGAATATTATTCTACCTAAAAACTAACGTCTATTCTTTTGACAAAAACGAAGAACTTAACGCCTTGCAATCTAACATAGACAATGTCGAAGCGTTGAAACAAGCTCAAAATACAGCTCAACCTTCTCGACTCATTATTAATACAAAAACCGAAATATATCCCGACTTAATTAACGCCGAGCCACAAAACAATCTAGACAGAACGACTTTTTATCTTCAAAAACCCGAACTATCCAAACCAAGTTTAGGCGCAAAAATATTTTTTGGCTTATCGGTAATTATTTGCGTTGTTATGTGGATAAGCACGCTATTTATTTAA
- the lepB gene encoding signal peptidase I yields the protein MLRQLNDKSSKITNVIMVTAVIIIIFTVAIKSLFIANFATSGASMAPTYIDRQIVWVNKLAKFSRGDIVVAYKAESEIYIIKRIVGLSGDRINAVRDVDGSYYLTITTPDGQTFREKYIKAIIPNILKENLDLLENEYVVSEGCVFLIGDNRNNSLDSRVNGEYSQDCIVGVVFAPRANSTKIIAY from the coding sequence ATGTTAAGACAACTTAATGACAAATCAAGTAAAATAACCAATGTTATAATGGTAACGGCTGTAATTATTATTATCTTTACAGTCGCCATTAAATCTTTGTTTATAGCTAACTTTGCCACTTCGGGGGCGTCTATGGCGCCGACTTATATAGACAGACAAATAGTATGGGTTAACAAATTAGCCAAATTTTCTCGTGGCGACATCGTTGTTGCCTACAAGGCGGAAAGCGAAATATACATTATCAAACGCATAGTAGGGCTAAGTGGCGACCGTATAAACGCAGTTAGAGATGTCGACGGAAGTTACTACCTTACAATTACTACTCCGGACGGACAAACTTTTAGAGAAAAATATATTAAAGCAATAATACCGAATATATTAAAAGAAAATTTAGACTTACTTGAAAACGAATATGTCGTAAGCGAAGGTTGCGTTTTTCTTATAGGCGATAACCGAAACAATTCGTTAGACAGCCGTGTAAACGGCGAATATAGCCAAGACTGCATCGTCGGCGTAGTATTTGCGCCACGAGCTAATTCTACAAAAATAATCGCATATTAA
- a CDS encoding 23S rRNA (pseudouridine(1915)-N(3))-methyltransferase RlmH has protein sequence MDKHAIYLIMLKINVLSVGKIKEDYYNQAIAEYAKRLGRFCNISQTIIEELPQGQDKLKKESQLILPKLSNFTVILDKEGQALTSLQLASKLQLWQNSNSDITILIGSSDGLDQTIKQIANYSMSFSCLTLPHSLAKVILFEQLYRAFMINSNGKYHK, from the coding sequence GTGGATAAGCACGCTATTTATTTAATAATGTTAAAGATTAACGTATTAAGCGTAGGCAAAATTAAAGAAGATTATTACAATCAAGCTATTGCCGAATACGCAAAGCGACTTGGGCGATTTTGCAATATTTCTCAAACTATTATCGAAGAATTGCCACAAGGTCAAGATAAACTTAAAAAAGAAAGCCAACTAATATTACCAAAACTCTCAAATTTTACCGTTATACTTGACAAAGAAGGTCAAGCGCTTACCAGTTTGCAACTAGCTAGCAAACTACAACTTTGGCAAAATAGTAATAGCGACATTACGATATTAATTGGTAGTAGCGACGGACTTGACCAGACAATTAAACAAATTGCAAACTATTCGATGTCATTTTCTTGTCTAACGCTACCCCATTCGCTTGCAAAAGTAATTCTTTTTGAACAACTTTACCGAGCCTTTATGATAAATTCAAACGGTAAATATCATAAGTAA